The Brevibacillus brevis genome contains a region encoding:
- a CDS encoding glycoside hydrolase, translating into MKRTAIFLMVVVFLLQVVVGCESNNATEQVQMKQLADFTFDVKPETFEVFVERDGVKESASEPMPARKVTNVQKGVQEIAWSYPDDRLNVSIKKKEDHLQITLTSTGTESFSWPTVKGSSYILPLGEGKWIPADDSKWQSFFKEESLSFAESFSMRFFAVNKSKYALMYVVDNLFNNTVDFAVNPTIAFTFSHEFPTINPDKTYGFRLYVTDNDPVSVAGVYKQYVKEQGELLTLAEKAKANPNIEKLYGAPHFYLWNKSFLSVNDVKWNALKTKLNESFIGTLEQILASNGVDGKESIQQFREIQKQDYVADYQKKAILGGLNYALRSREFYNPQLFPHIDEEAKKALGKGSDSLTESQLYDLNKRLLKSVLQDVVPPVEQWGNADSTHLLKEMKAAGIDQAWIGLPDWTAAYMKPAFIQEVNEAGYLIASYDSYHSIHQEENPDWNTAIFKDKSLYENATITKKNGEKKAGFLQQGRLLNPTLSLPSVKQRMDEIMSNDVAFNSWFIDVDAAGDFNDDYSPQHTTTEAEDMKAKLARMDYIRDEKNLVIGSETGNDFASRSIAYAHGIETPVIKWADPDMRKNKQSPYYVGGYWSPAGEIPERYAKQVPIKEEYRHVYIDPAYSLPLYKLVYNNAVITSHHWEWGSLKIKGEVGTRMLKELLYNVPPLYHLDEKVWDANQPLITNYLKVWSPFHKKAVQHEMTDYRVLSEDRLVQKAVYGDDLQVIANFSEQDFTYEGQVVKARSVLIIDGNDIQTFLAPAQ; encoded by the coding sequence ATGAAACGAACAGCGATTTTCCTCATGGTAGTTGTTTTCCTGCTCCAGGTCGTAGTTGGTTGCGAGAGTAATAATGCTACTGAGCAGGTGCAGATGAAGCAGCTTGCAGATTTTACTTTTGATGTGAAGCCGGAGACCTTCGAAGTGTTCGTCGAGAGAGACGGAGTGAAGGAAAGTGCTTCGGAGCCCATGCCTGCGCGCAAGGTAACGAATGTACAGAAAGGTGTACAAGAAATTGCTTGGAGCTACCCGGACGATCGGCTGAATGTCTCGATCAAAAAGAAAGAGGATCATTTGCAAATTACCCTGACCTCCACAGGAACAGAGAGCTTTTCCTGGCCGACAGTAAAAGGATCAAGCTACATATTGCCTTTGGGAGAGGGGAAATGGATTCCTGCGGATGACAGCAAGTGGCAGTCCTTTTTTAAAGAAGAGAGTCTTAGCTTTGCTGAGTCTTTTTCCATGCGCTTTTTTGCTGTGAACAAGAGCAAGTATGCGCTGATGTACGTCGTGGACAATTTGTTTAACAACACCGTCGATTTTGCCGTTAATCCGACGATTGCGTTTACGTTTTCTCACGAGTTTCCCACGATTAACCCGGACAAGACCTACGGGTTCCGCTTGTATGTCACAGACAACGATCCGGTTAGTGTAGCGGGCGTGTACAAGCAATATGTCAAAGAGCAGGGAGAACTGCTGACGCTTGCCGAAAAAGCCAAAGCCAATCCGAATATCGAAAAGCTTTACGGCGCTCCTCATTTTTACTTGTGGAACAAGAGCTTCCTATCGGTCAACGATGTGAAATGGAATGCGCTGAAAACGAAACTGAATGAGAGCTTCATCGGGACACTTGAGCAAATCTTGGCTTCCAATGGAGTGGACGGAAAAGAGAGCATCCAGCAATTCCGCGAGATTCAGAAGCAGGATTACGTTGCGGATTATCAAAAGAAAGCGATCCTAGGCGGGTTGAATTACGCTTTGCGTTCCCGTGAGTTTTACAATCCGCAGCTATTTCCACATATCGATGAAGAGGCAAAGAAAGCGCTTGGAAAAGGGAGCGACTCGTTGACGGAATCACAGCTGTACGACTTGAATAAAAGGCTGCTAAAGAGTGTGCTGCAGGATGTCGTTCCACCTGTGGAACAGTGGGGGAATGCCGACTCTACTCATCTCTTGAAAGAAATGAAAGCGGCGGGGATTGATCAGGCATGGATCGGTTTGCCGGATTGGACGGCTGCCTACATGAAGCCAGCATTCATTCAAGAGGTGAATGAGGCAGGTTATTTGATCGCCAGCTACGATTCCTACCATTCGATTCATCAGGAAGAAAATCCCGATTGGAACACGGCTATTTTCAAGGATAAGAGCTTGTATGAGAATGCGACGATCACGAAGAAAAATGGAGAGAAGAAAGCTGGTTTTCTCCAACAGGGGAGATTGCTGAATCCGACTCTATCGCTGCCAAGTGTCAAACAGCGCATGGATGAAATCATGAGTAACGATGTCGCTTTTAATTCGTGGTTTATTGATGTGGATGCAGCTGGAGATTTCAACGATGATTATTCGCCGCAGCACACGACGACTGAGGCAGAGGATATGAAGGCGAAGCTTGCGCGTATGGACTACATTCGCGATGAAAAGAATTTGGTCATCGGCTCTGAGACTGGAAATGACTTCGCCAGCCGAAGCATCGCCTATGCCCATGGCATTGAGACGCCTGTCATCAAATGGGCCGATCCGGACATGCGAAAAAACAAGCAAAGCCCGTATTATGTAGGAGGCTACTGGTCCCCGGCGGGAGAGATTCCGGAACGATACGCCAAACAGGTTCCGATCAAGGAAGAGTATCGTCATGTATACATTGATCCTGCGTATTCTTTGCCGCTATACAAGCTGGTGTACAATAACGCAGTGATCACGAGCCATCATTGGGAGTGGGGCAGCCTGAAGATTAAGGGTGAAGTCGGTACCCGTATGCTCAAGGAGCTGCTTTACAATGTACCGCCGCTCTATCATTTGGATGAAAAGGTGTGGGATGCAAACCAACCATTGATCACGAACTATTTGAAGGTGTGGTCTCCCTTCCACAAAAAAGCGGTGCAGCACGAGATGACTGATTATCGTGTGTTGTCCGAAGACAGGCTCGTGCAGAAGGCAGTCTACGGGGATGATCTGCAAGTGATTGCCAACTTCTCTGAGCAAGATTTCACGTACGAGGGTCAAGTAGTGAAGGCGAGATCAGTTCTGATCATCGACGGTAACGATATCCAGACCTTCCTTGCCCCTGCGCAGTAG
- a CDS encoding VanZ family protein produces the protein MKLEEYAEQVVSRLPCSKWEKQDVKDELMDHLNSMKSELVEEGCEEQEAVLLTIQRFGPTKAISRQLSESMPLIDKYIRKWLLSLFLLYVAISSYLLLLSPDRFRRRAFTVEWKQRMLEYGVPQYTHLFQNTKPFQTLVDYVFHYDNYSFGIVMYNLIGNVMLFVPLGLLLPLIFMSFQSVHRVFFLTLSASLIVETLQLLFSLGSFDVDDLLLNVLGGLIGYGMFRVGAELIHRRRKNSNFDDDLSATSS, from the coding sequence ATGAAGCTCGAAGAATATGCAGAGCAGGTCGTCAGTCGCTTGCCGTGCTCGAAATGGGAAAAGCAGGATGTCAAAGATGAGCTGATGGATCATTTGAACAGCATGAAGAGTGAGCTCGTCGAAGAAGGCTGTGAAGAACAGGAAGCCGTTTTACTGACCATTCAACGATTTGGTCCGACGAAAGCAATCAGTCGGCAACTGTCTGAGTCCATGCCGCTTATTGATAAATACATCCGTAAATGGCTCCTGTCGTTGTTTTTGTTGTATGTAGCTATCTCCAGTTATCTCTTGCTATTGTCACCGGATCGCTTCCGACGCAGAGCTTTTACCGTGGAATGGAAGCAAAGGATGCTGGAATACGGCGTCCCGCAATATACGCATCTGTTCCAAAATACGAAACCATTTCAAACCTTGGTGGATTACGTTTTTCATTATGACAATTACAGCTTTGGCATTGTGATGTATAACCTGATTGGCAATGTCATGTTGTTTGTTCCGCTCGGGCTGTTGCTGCCGCTGATATTTATGTCCTTCCAAAGCGTGCATCGCGTGTTTTTTCTCACACTTTCGGCGAGTCTCATCGTCGAAACCTTACAGCTATTGTTTTCGTTAGGCAGCTTTGATGTCGATGATCTGCTGCTAAATGTACTCGGCGGACTGATTGGCTACGGAATGTTTCGAGTCGGGGCGGAGCTGATCCACAGGAGACGGAAAAACAGTAATTTCGATGACGATCTGTCAGCCACATCGTCTTAG
- a CDS encoding PadR family transcriptional regulator: protein MNKELLKGSIDLLLLSLIAQKDQYGYELAKKIRDKSDELYEIGEGTLYPALKRLETQKAVESYWGEASEGGRRKYYRITKTGQGLLQDKMKDWQSLSRLILLCNEGSE, encoded by the coding sequence GTGAACAAGGAGTTGTTGAAAGGAAGCATCGATCTATTGCTTCTATCGCTGATCGCACAGAAAGATCAGTACGGCTATGAGTTGGCCAAGAAGATTCGCGATAAAAGCGATGAGCTGTATGAAATCGGTGAAGGTACACTATACCCTGCCCTAAAGCGGCTGGAGACGCAAAAGGCAGTAGAGTCTTACTGGGGGGAAGCCAGCGAAGGCGGACGCCGCAAATATTATCGGATTACCAAGACCGGCCAGGGACTTCTTCAAGACAAGATGAAGGATTGGCAGAGCTTGAGCAGACTCATTTTGCTTTGCAATGAGGGAAGTGAGTAA
- a CDS encoding KTSC domain-containing protein → MRSFFRQFLPRQNQPHEITYKKLDSKLIKAARYDLAASHLYIRFHDGREVVYCRVTPYAYNAFLNADSFSDHFHSFISQRYLNYQVM, encoded by the coding sequence TTGAGATCTTTTTTCCGCCAATTTCTGCCACGTCAGAATCAACCTCACGAAATTACATACAAGAAACTGGATTCGAAATTGATCAAAGCTGCTCGCTACGATCTGGCTGCAAGCCACCTCTACATCCGTTTTCACGATGGACGAGAAGTCGTTTACTGTCGGGTCACTCCTTACGCTTACAATGCGTTTTTAAATGCTGACTCGTTCAGCGATCATTTTCATTCGTTCATCAGCCAACGGTACTTGAACTATCAGGTGATGTAG
- a CDS encoding amino acid ABC transporter ATP-binding protein — MDIIQVSNLKKSFGNQEVLRDVSFSVKKNEVVAVIGPSGSGKSTMLRSLVNLEQVNGGSIRVQEDYLVKDGVYAGNQEIKQITSRMGMVFQHFNLFPHLTVKENLEIAPRVVKGEAPQDIHRKSADLLEKVGLSDKADAYPAKLSGGQKQRVAIARALMMNPQILLFDEPTSALDPELTGEVLQVIKQLAQEHMTMMVVTHEMGFAREVANQIMFMDNGEFVESGTPEQLFTNAKFERTKSFLHRALK, encoded by the coding sequence ATGGATATCATTCAAGTATCGAATCTAAAGAAATCATTTGGCAATCAGGAAGTTTTGCGAGATGTCTCGTTTTCGGTGAAAAAGAACGAAGTCGTGGCAGTAATCGGGCCTTCTGGCTCCGGCAAAAGTACGATGCTGCGCAGCTTGGTCAATCTGGAGCAGGTGAATGGTGGCAGCATTCGTGTGCAGGAAGATTATTTGGTGAAGGACGGCGTTTATGCCGGCAACCAGGAAATCAAGCAGATCACATCGAGAATGGGCATGGTCTTTCAGCATTTTAATCTGTTTCCTCATCTCACCGTAAAAGAAAATCTGGAGATCGCACCACGCGTAGTCAAGGGGGAGGCGCCCCAGGACATCCACAGAAAGAGTGCAGATCTCTTGGAGAAGGTCGGTCTGTCTGATAAGGCAGACGCGTATCCGGCGAAGCTCTCAGGCGGACAGAAGCAGCGTGTGGCGATCGCCAGAGCACTGATGATGAATCCGCAAATCTTGTTGTTTGACGAGCCTACGTCTGCGCTCGATCCCGAACTGACGGGTGAGGTCCTGCAAGTCATCAAGCAGCTTGCCCAGGAGCATATGACGATGATGGTTGTGACGCATGAGATGGGATTCGCGCGCGAGGTGGCGAATCAAATCATGTTTATGGACAACGGGGAATTCGTAGAGTCGGGGACGCCTGAGCAATTGTTTACAAACGCCAAATTTGAGCGGACCAAATCTTTTTTGCATCGCGCCTTAAAGTAG
- a CDS encoding amino acid ABC transporter permease encodes MSVDYILSITKPMLEGAQMTVLLFIIAILLSIPLGFLITLMAKSSNKAVSWFAHTYVYVMRGTPLLLQLLFICFGLPLLPVVGEYLVMDRFVAACVGFVLNYAAYFAEIFRGGLLSIDKGQYEAAQVLGFSKWQTTNKIILPQMFRVALPAVANESITLVKDTALLYAVAVPELLHFAQTAVNRDFTIVPFFIAGIIYLLMTLLLTLFFKWLEKRFKFE; translated from the coding sequence ATGAGCGTAGACTACATTCTCTCCATTACGAAGCCCATGCTAGAAGGGGCGCAGATGACGGTGCTGTTGTTTATCATCGCCATACTGCTTTCCATTCCATTAGGTTTTCTGATCACCTTAATGGCAAAGAGCAGTAATAAGGCGGTGTCCTGGTTCGCGCATACGTATGTGTATGTGATGCGCGGGACGCCTCTCTTGTTGCAGCTGTTGTTTATTTGCTTCGGGCTGCCCCTCTTGCCTGTAGTGGGAGAGTATTTGGTGATGGATCGGTTCGTCGCTGCATGTGTCGGCTTTGTGCTGAATTACGCAGCGTATTTCGCGGAGATTTTCCGTGGAGGACTGCTGTCGATCGACAAAGGACAGTACGAGGCGGCGCAGGTCCTCGGCTTTAGCAAATGGCAGACAACCAACAAGATTATTTTGCCGCAAATGTTTCGCGTGGCTTTGCCTGCCGTCGCAAATGAATCCATTACCCTCGTAAAAGACACAGCGCTGCTCTATGCAGTTGCCGTCCCAGAATTGCTTCACTTTGCACAAACGGCTGTGAATCGCGACTTTACCATCGTTCCGTTTTTTATTGCCGGAATCATTTATTTGTTGATGACGCTATTGTTGACGTTGTTCTTTAAGTGGCTGGAAAAAAGGTTCAAATTCGAATAA